From a region of the Arachis ipaensis cultivar K30076 chromosome B09, Araip1.1, whole genome shotgun sequence genome:
- the LOC107617873 gene encoding auxin-responsive protein IAA16 — MESERDKYSMINFEETELRLGLPGGSNDGESSLRSTCTTTGKRGFSETTPSTVDLKLNLNLSSSSCSSSLNNESVSASSVNVDKNKEKNGGAAAPTSTPPVTRSTDPAKPPAKAQVVGWPPVRSFRKNIVSGQKSNKEEVEKPATTTVGQTATATSAATSGNGGAYVKVSVDGAPYLRKVDLKQYKSYRELSDALAKMFSGTMIEPAVSGPHHEFKGNGLFSFNGSDYVPTYEDKDADWMLVGDVPWEMFVESCKRLRIVKGSEATGLGVPRAAAEEQCKIRS, encoded by the exons ATGGAGTCAGAGCGAGACAAATACAGCATGATAAATTTTGAGGAGACCGAGTTGCGACTCGGTTTGCCGGGTGGGTCGAACGATGGCGAGTCATCACTTAGGAGCACTTGTACTACAACTGGAAAGAGGGGTTTCTCGGAGACTACTCCGTCTACTGTGGATCTAAAGCTGAATCTgaatctttcttcttcttcttgttcttcttctcttAACAATGAATCCGTTTCAGCTTCTTCTGTCAACGTTGACAAGAACAAAGAGAAGAATGGTGGTGCTGCTGCTCCTACTTCTACACCTCCTGTTACTCGTTCTACCGACCCGGCGAAACCACCTGCCAA GGCACAAGTAGTAGGTTGGCCTCCAGTTAGGTCCTTCAGGAAGAACATAGTAAGCGGGCAGAAGAGCAACAAGGAAGAAGTGGAAAAGCCCGCCACCACCACCGTAGGTCAAACTGCAACCGCGACCTCCGCGGCAACAAGCGGCAACGGAGGGGCGTACGTGAAGGTGAGCGTGGACGGAGCACCATACTTGAGGAAAGTGGACCTGAAGCAGTACAAGAGCTACAGAGAGCTGTCAGATGCGCTGGCAAAGATGTTCAGTGGCACCATGATAGAGCCAGCTGTCAGTGGGCCCCATCACGAGTTCAAAGGAAATGGCCTCTTCAGCTTCAATGGATCTGACTATGTCCCCACTTATGAAGACAAAGACGCTGATTGGATGCTCGTCGGTGACGTTCCCTGGGA AATGTTCGTAGAATCATGCAAGCGCCTTCGCATAGTGAAAGGTTCTGAGGCAACTGGGCTTGGAG TTCCAAGAGCAGCAGCGGAAGAGCAGTGCAAGATCAGAAGCTGA
- the LOC107618556 gene encoding LOW QUALITY PROTEIN: uncharacterized protein LOC107618556 (The sequence of the model RefSeq protein was modified relative to this genomic sequence to represent the inferred CDS: substituted 1 base at 1 genomic stop codon) has translation MILVAIVAEVLEEYTALLARVVEXVFHSAPVPQWVRFLILHSLPFTSSHPRTVH, from the coding sequence ATGATACTGGTGGCGATCGTCGCTGAGGTGCTGGAGGAGTATACGGCGTTGCTGGCTCGTGTCGTGGAGTAGGTGTTCCATTCAGCTCCTGTTCCCCAGTGGGTTCGCTTCCTTATCCTCCATAGTCTTCCATTCACTTCCTCTCACCCAAGGACGGTTCACTGA